In Ptychodera flava strain L36383 chromosome 17, AS_Pfla_20210202, whole genome shotgun sequence, one genomic interval encodes:
- the LOC139115331 gene encoding alpha-tocopherol transfer protein-like, producing the protein MSNPKGYQSSLSPELLEKAKKELNEDPSKTEQKLHELRQMFKKRPDIKFRTDDAFLLRYLRVRKFNVERAYKTLVHYYEMRDQFKELYADYTPSDVVQQLKDQIHWILPSRDKDGRRVLILRPGNWDPEKYSIIPCLKTSVMLLELICEEEETQINGVVAIADYSGMNMKHVKQLNPIVVRRMTDTIQNALPLRLKAVHYVNQPKIFDILFGLFKPFLSEKLLKRLRFHGDEYGTLHEHIASSILPAEYGGALLNMTNQEWADKLFSQEDAIIENNKYGFPKSSEVLGAQKQGEDAAGGLVGSFKKLDI; encoded by the exons ATGAGCAACCCTAAGGGATATCAAAGTTCTCTTAGCCCCGAGCTGCTAGAGAAGGCTAAAAAAGAGCTAAATGAAGACCCAAGCAAAACGGAACAAAAACTGCACGAGTTGCGGCAAATGTTCAAAAAGCGACCAGACATAAAGTTTCGCACGGACGACGCCTTTCTCTTGAGGTACCTCCGAGTTCGTAAATTCAACGTAGAGAGGGCCTACAAGACACTGGTGCACTACTACGAAATGAGGGACCAATTCAAGGAGCTTTACGCTGACTACACTCCGTCCGACGTTGTTCAGCAACTGAAAGACCAGATTCACTGGATACTTCCGAGCAGGGACAAGGATGGGAGGCGTGTTTTAATTCTCAGGCCAG GAAATTGGGATCCCGAGAAGTACTCCATCATCCCGTGTTTGAAAACTTCTGTAATGTTGTTGGAACTCATTTGCGAGGAAGAGGAGACACAGATAAACGGAGTTGTGGCAATTGCCGACTACTCGGGAATGAATATGAAACACGTCAAACAATTGAATCCCATCGTCGTTAGAAGAATGACCGATACTATCCAG AACGCTCTACCACTACGCCTAAAAGCTGTCCACTACGTCAATCAGCCGAAGATATTTGACATACTATTCGGTCTTTTTAAAccatttttaagtgaaaaattgctgaaaagg CTTCGTTTCCATGGTGACGAGTACGGAACACTCCACGAACACATAGCATCGTCCATCTTACCGGCGGAGTATGGTGGCGCACTTCTAAACATGACCAACCAAGAGTGGGCGGACAAGCTGTTCTCCCAGGAAGACGCGATCattgaaaacaacaaatacgGCTTTCCGAAGTCGAGCGAAGTACTAGGGGCACAGAAACAAGGCGAAGACGCCGCTGGGGGACTTGTTGGCTCGTTCAAGAAATTGGATATTTAG